Proteins encoded within one genomic window of Humulus lupulus chromosome 1, drHumLupu1.1, whole genome shotgun sequence:
- the LOC133785245 gene encoding uncharacterized protein LOC133785245, with amino-acid sequence MANIAKEEPKTAPQPDRWYNLALGSSFKDDSSKYCTLRYEFKPASIDKSKAGSLRKTKENRVSVEFQNNQLGKPKVAFEGKSEDYKDHDAVLFFDGETFRLERLHRGVKQLRHVRQPGESAAAAAAAAAAIEPRLSPVAKAQKTVHVGRSSYPAVPVEVERIDIGGPENAVSTKSASKVIADHTSEPPNISAASPEPKNDEVEEHQDIDMEDIFGTASPAAEDGNAAAEDKSNTGFDMIVPRQNDTDDEIADVDDSGDEVDKGPNAAEALRAQVNAEERGEQTSSSSSSSGSGSSSGSASSSSSDSEGSDEDSVNSI; translated from the exons ATGGCAAACATCGCCAAGGAAGAGCCAAAGACTGCTCCTCAACCCGATAGATGGTACAATCTAGCTCTAGGTTCTTCATTTAAGGATGATTCCTCCAAGTACTGCACTTTACGAT ATGAGTTTAAACCGGCTTCGATTGATAAGAGCAAGGCTGGGTCGTTACGCAAAACAAAGGAGAATAGGGTTAGTGTAGAATTTCAGAACAATCAATTGGGAAAACCTAAGGTGGCATTCGAGGGAAAAAGTGAGGATTACAAGGATCACGATGCTGTATTGTTCTTTGATGGGGAGACTTTTCGCTTGGAGCGGCTACATCGGGGTGTCAAACAACTCCGACACGTTCGACAGCCCGGTGAATcggctgctgctgctgccgctgCTGCAGCAGCGATAGAGCCTCGATTATCTCCTGTTGCAAAGGCTCAGAAGACAGTTCATGTTGGTAGAAGCTCATACCCTGCAGTGCCG GTTGAGGTGGAACGAATTGATATTGGTGGACCAGAGAATGCAG TGAGTACAAAATCTGCCAGTAAGGTGATCGCTGATCATACATCTGAACCACCAAACATATCTGCTGCATCACCAGAACCTAAGAACGATGAAGTCGAGGAACATCAAGACATAGACATGGAGGACATTTTTGGCACCGCGTCACCTGCAGCTGAAGATGGAAATGCTGCTGCAGAAGATAAATCCAACACAGGGTTTGACATGATCGTACCACGTCAAAATGACACTGATGATGAGATTGCTGATGTTGATGATAGCGGTGATGAAGTTGACAAGGGTCCAAATGCTGCAGAAGCACTAAGAGCTCAAGTGAATGCCGAGGAGAGGGGTGAACAGACTTCCTCTTCTAGTAGTAGCAGTGGAAGTGGAAGTAGTAGCGGTAGTGCaagcagtagcagcagcgacAGCGAAGGCAGCGATGAAGATTCCGTCAATTCCATCTGA
- the LOC133832479 gene encoding auxin-responsive protein SAUR68-like, producing MISPKRLAAMTRNFVAKKKKKKKSVSWLFGTSTTTTRAGKRDHVVVYSSDDKRFELALKYMGSLLILELVRMSTEMEAVDGDGDGDGDGDGHTTIRLACESSILEYVISFIDKHDGYVDEDTQKALLSIFVSNIGHTHHQSHTS from the coding sequence ATGATATCCCCAAAGAGACTTGCTGCGATGACGAGGAATTTCGttgcaaagaagaagaagaagaagaagagcgtAAGTTGGTTGTTTGGAACATCAACGACAACAACAAGAGCAGGAAAGAGAGACCACGTTGTCGTTTACAGCAGCGACGACAAGCGTTTTGAGTTGGCGTTGAAATATATGGGAAGTCTGCTAATATTGGAACTGGTGAGAATGTCGACGGAGATGGAGGCAGTGGACGGAGAcggagatggagatggagatggagatggtCATACTACTATCAGGTTGGCTTGTGAGAGTTCCATCTTGGAGTATGTCATTTCTTTCATTGACAAGCATGATGGGTATGTCGATGAAGATACACAGAAGGCTCTTCTCAGCATCTTCGTCTCAAATATTGGTCACACTCACCACCAGAGCCACACTTCGTGA